The following proteins are encoded in a genomic region of Brachypodium distachyon strain Bd21 chromosome 1, Brachypodium_distachyon_v3.0, whole genome shotgun sequence:
- the LOC100833632 gene encoding uncharacterized protein LOC100833632 yields the protein MLLRRCHLLVGGGRPPKSLASCGSPPLAHFLKHLLGSPVALSQATADPCSLTLHFLRNSCGLSEPAATATAARVRLRSTKNAHAVLSLFRDLGLAGADLARVVAAAPDVLTYRADVTLAPKLEFFRRDIGLTDADIRRIILISPYRVLSYSLARRLRPNYLLLKDLLGTDKNVLAAVKQATALIHDDVRSELLPKVKILRDHGAPDAVIVKLLTTHPRALIHRNSHFAETLVAMNELGVSLSSGMFPYAFGLFARMHPSGWKRRMDNYLSLGWTEEQVKQAFVRHPYCMSVSVDKLRRIWHLFANKLGWSPEYVSGSPMILSLSYEKRLVPRCEVLDILVSKGVIRRIRMSHLMLGEKKFMEKYVSNYQEAIPQVLEAYGAGITSAVTVK from the coding sequence ATGCTTCTTCGCCGCTGTCACCTCCTCGTCGGTGGCGGCAGGCCCCCCAAATCCCTTGCCTCGTGCGGCTCTCCCCCTCTAGCGCATTTCCTCAAACACCTTCTAGGCAGCCCCGTCGCCCTCTCCCAAGCCACGGCAGACCCCTGCTCCCTTACGCTCCACTTCCTCCGCAATTCCTGCGGCCTCTCGGAGCCCGCCGCGACCGCCACGGCCGCGCGCGTCCGCCTGCGATCTACCAAGAACGCGCACGCGGTCCTCTCCCTCTTCCGCGACCTCGGCCTCGCGGGCGCCGACCTCGCCCGCGTCGTGGCGGCCGCCCCCGACGTGCTCACCTACCGCGCAGACGTCACGCTCGCGCCCAAGCTCGAGTTCTTCAGACGCGACATCGGCCTCACCGACGCCGACATCCGCCGCATCATCCTCATCAGCCCATACCGCGTCCTCTCCTACAgcctcgcgcgccgcctccgccccaaCTACCTCCTCCTCAAGGACCTCCTCGGTACCGACAAGAACGTGCTAGCCGCCGTCAAGCAGGCCACTGCACTCATCCACGACGACGTCCGCTCCGAGCTTCTCCCCAAGGTCAAGATCCTCCGCGACCATGGGGCACCGGACGCTGTCATCGTCAAGCTGCTCACCACGCACCCCAGGGCGCTCATACACAGGAACTCCCACTTTGCTGAGACATTGGTCGCCATGAATGAGCTCGGTGTCAGCCTGTCGTCCGGTATGTTCCCTTACGCCTTTGGGCTGTTTGCCAGAATGCATCCATCCGGCTGGAAGCGCAGGATGGACAACTACCTAAGCTTGGGGTGGACCGAGGAGCAGGTGAAGCAGGCCTTCGTCAGGCACCCTTACTGCATGTCTGTGTCGGTTGACAAATTGAGACGTATCTGGCATTTATTCGCCAACAAGCTTGGCTGGAGCCCAGAGTATGTTTCAGGTAGCCCGATGATTCTCTCGCTCAGCTATGAGAAGCGGCTCGTACCACGGTGCGAGGTACTAGACATATTGGTGTCGAAGGGTGTCATCAGGCGCATCCGGATGAGCCATCTGATGCTGGGGGAGAAGAAGTTCATGGAGAAGTATGTCAGTAATTACCAAGAAGCAATTCCTCAAGTACTGGAAGCTTATGGAGCCGGGATAACCAGTGCTGTGACAGTGAAGTAG